In one Brienomyrus brachyistius isolate T26 chromosome 7, BBRACH_0.4, whole genome shotgun sequence genomic region, the following are encoded:
- the LOC125745795 gene encoding uncharacterized protein LOC125745795 isoform X3: MSDPSSKSGSRKRASKASCSSHYSRGSAAVITAAVMARAEAEATKAEIAFAGRESELKIQQAQLEASLKALQLEKRAAAIQAKAEALETAAELGNTRKSSLMELSTEDATERTQDYILKQIVDVEEAEMPVLDGPFYDNKDKRVSGKQQSQSTPFYVPQEGQSALYATPSSFQAVNVESIQNPAFSQSIGMPLTLPSRRKAFPQPPKDVPHTYAAAGQDSGERSRDRQVPHDYFQTTPSTHLYANNQMSDVVRFIARRELVSTGLTQFNDQPENFRAWRASFLNVTKDLDLSPSEEMDLLVRWLGCESAEQARRIRAVHINYPAQGLKLIWKRLYETYGSPEMVESSLFRKLENFPKISNRDNCRLRELGDLLMEIQAAMQDGDLMGLSYLDTARGVNPIIQKLPFNLQEKWLTVGSKYKEDYSVSFPPFEFLVDFVCQQAKMRNDPSFSLTTVQEESRRPNKQLNKSVFPRAVATHKTQVSSEISSAATEPKNKINPAKHCFLHEKPHPLSRCRGFRMKSMEQRKLLLKQQGICFKCCSSISHMAKNCDEVIKCSECGSTTHIAALHPGLAPWATVPKHPGVEIQTMNEDIPVVPEVSSACTEFYVIP, translated from the exons ATGTCTGATCCAAGCTCCAAGTCTGGATCACGGAAGCGGGCATCGAAGGCATCATGTTCGTCACATTACTCACGTGGCTCGGCAGCGGTAATCACGGCTGCTGTAATGGCTAGAGCAGAGGCTGAAGCAACTAAGGCGGAGATAGCTTTTGCTGGAAGAGAAAGTGAGCTAAAAATACAACAAGCGCAACTTGAGGCTTCATTAAAAGCTTTACAACTGGAGAAGAGAGCTGCTGCTATACAAGCGAAGGCAGAGGCTTTAGAAACAGCTGCAGAATTAGGAAACACAAGAAAATCCAGTTTAATGGAACTATCTACAGAGGATGCAACAGAACGCACGCAAGATTACATATTAAAACAGATAGTTGATGTTGAGGAAGCTGAGATGCCAGTCCTGGATGGCCCGTTTTATGATAACAAGGACAAAAGGGTTTCAGGAAAGCAACAATCACAGTCTACTCCATTCTATGTGCCGCAGGAAGGCCAGAGTGCTTTATATGCCACACCATCCAGTTTTCAGGCTGTTAATGTGGAGAGCATACAGAACCCTGCCTTTTCTCAGTCTATTGGTATGCCTCTTACACTCCCTAGTCGACGTAAGGCATTCCCACAGCCACCAAAGGATGTTCCTCACACATATGCTGCAGCAGGTCAAGATAGTGgagagaggagcagagacagacaggtacCACATGACTATTTTCAAACAACACCAAGTACTCACTTGTATGCAAATAATCAAATGTCTGATGTGGTCAGGTTCATTGCAAGACGTGAATTAGTGTCTACTGGCCTTACACAGTTTAACGATCAACCAGAGAACTTCAGAGCATGGAGAGCATCATTCTTGAATGTTACTAAAGACCTTGACCTTTCTCCAAGCGAAGAAATGGACTTGCTGGTAAGATGGCTGGGATGTGAGTCAGCTGAGCAGGCAAGACGCATCAGAGCTGTCCACATTAACTACCCAGCACAAGGGCTCAAACTTATCTGGAAAAGGCTTTATGAAACATACGGCTCACCGGAAATGGTAGAAAGTTCTCTCTTCAGGAAACTGGAGAATTTCCCAAAAATATCAAACAGAGACAATTGCAGATTGCGTGAGCTGGGAGATTTGCTTATGGAGATTCAAGCAGCTATGCAGGATGGGGATCTGATGGGTCTTTCTTATCTAGATACAGCACGAGGCGTAAATCCAATTATACAAAAACTGCCATTTAACTTACAAGAGAAGTGGCTGACAGTGGGATCTAAATACAAAGAGGACTATAGTGTTTCTTTTCCACCTTTCGAGTTCTTAGTAGATTTTGTATGCCAGCAAGCAAAAATGCGCAATGATCCAAGTTTCTCCCTTACAACTGTGCAGGAAGAGTCACGCAGACCAAACAAACAGTTAAATAAATCAGTTTTTCCCAGAGCTGTTGCGACACACAAAACCCAGGTCTCTTCTGAGATTTCATCAGCTGCCACTGAACCCAAAAATAAGATAAATCCTGCTAAACATTGCTTTTTGCATGAGAAGCCCCATCCTCTGTCCAGATGTAGAGGATTCCGGATGAAATCTATGGAACAGAGAAAATTGTTGCTCAAACAGCAAGGCATATGCTTCAAATGTTGCAGCTCCATTTCACACATGGCAAAGAACTGCGACGAAGTCATTAAATGTTCAGAATGTGGAAGCACTACCCACATAGCAGCGCTTCATCCAGGCCTAGCACCATGGGCGACTGTTCCAAAACACCCGGGAGTGGAGATTCAAACAATGAATGAAGACATTCCTGTGGTACCAGAGGTATCTTCAGCTTGTACAGAG TTTTACGTCATTCCATAA
- the LOC125745795 gene encoding uncharacterized protein LOC125745795 isoform X1: protein MSDPSSKSGSRKRASKASCSSHYSRGSAAVITAAVMARAEAEATKAEIAFAGRESELKIQQAQLEASLKALQLEKRAAAIQAKAEALETAAELGNTRKSSLMELSTEDATERTQDYILKQIVDVEEAEMPVLDGPFYDNKDKRVSGKQQSQSTPFYVPQEGQSALYATPSSFQAVNVESIQNPAFSQSIGMPLTLPSRRKAFPQPPKDVPHTYAAAGQDSGERSRDRQVPHDYFQTTPSTHLYANNQMSDVVRFIARRELVSTGLTQFNDQPENFRAWRASFLNVTKDLDLSPSEEMDLLVRWLGCESAEQARRIRAVHINYPAQGLKLIWKRLYETYGSPEMVESSLFRKLENFPKISNRDNCRLRELGDLLMEIQAAMQDGDLMGLSYLDTARGVNPIIQKLPFNLQEKWLTVGSKYKEDYSVSFPPFEFLVDFVCQQAKMRNDPSFSLTTVQEESRRPNKQLNKSVFPRAVATHKTQVSSEISSAATEPKNKINPAKHCFLHEKPHPLSRCRGFRMKSMEQRKLLLKQQGICFKCCSSISHMAKNCDEVIKCSECGSTTHIAALHPGLAPWATVPKHPGVEIQTMNEDIPVVPEVSSACTEVCGNSQLPRSCSKVCLVKVYPENHPEKAVKAYVILDDQSNRSLARPEFFDLFDITECNIAYTLKTCAGTMVTEGRLAQGFQVESFDGSVVLPLPVLLECNEIPDNRSEIPSPEVISRHRHLRHLARYIPRPDHHAPILLLLGRDIIRVHKAHKQVNGPPNAPFAQKLDLGWVIIGDMCLGKIHKPNFVQAYHTNILENGQCTHFYPCPNNFNIKEKSQKVSPSEPRFRESIQGLKEWDVFQRTKDDEKVALSIEDKLFLQIMDSEVYQDDENSWVAPLPFKQPRQYLPNNRPQAVERLNALKRSFRKKPEMEKDFVAFMESLFQNDHAETAAPVSPKEQCWYLPSFGVYHPRKPSQIRVVFDSSAQYKGVSLNGVLLSGPDLNNSLLGVLMRFRKDPVAFMVDIKQMFYCFKVRPADRDYLRFLWFRENNPENEPAEYRMKVHVFGNSPSPAVAIYCLRRAAQAGEKEFGQDVRQFVEQDFYMDDGLKSLATPEMAISLLKRTQDMLANSNLKLHKLASNSKEVMRAFPSEDYANALKDLDIGVNSLPTQRSLGLLWNLDTDCFNFQVQNDKKPCTRRGLLSVINSLYDPLGFVAPVTVQGKVLLRELTGNFTDWDSPLPVSNQELWESWKNSLQDLQHVQVPRSYGSTSLSDAKFTELSVFSDASEKIIAAVAYLKTVDSDGNCHIGFIAGKARLAPRPELTIPRLELCAAVLAVNIMETITEEIAVKFDKINFYTDSRVVLGYIYNEERRFHVYVSNLIQRIRRSTTPDQWHYVSSEHNPADIATRPIAPMKLQNTIWFSGPAFLHRPKTETVAKAPYALVDPEQDVEIRTHVTVLNTTVSKRFERFSDWSRLIRAIGKLIHIACSYKQDPNSSTPTCKGWHRCELPLSTDTIHQSKVVVVKAIQREMYAEELQCLKQNKSLPKTSTLQKLDPFVDESGLLRIGGRLLNADLSSGEKRPLIIPGKSHVALLLIRHFHEQTHHQGRHLTEGAIRSAGYWIIGGKRRVSSLIHSCVVCRRLRRGCETQKMADLPKDRLSAEPPFTHVGIDVFGPWSVSARKTRGGIAENKRWAVLFTCLSIRAIHIEVIESLSTSSFINALRRFLAIRGPVKQIRSDRGTNFIGACKDLQISSNVDEKAVERFLSDQGCVWTFNPPHSSHMGGAWERMIGLTRKILDSMLLQTTSSKLTHEVLSTFMAEVTAIINNRPLIPVSTDPADPFILTPATLLTQKSGTDLLPPGNFEKPGLYKQQWRMVQSLASMFWDRWRKQYLATLQYRRKWQHQQPNVSKGCIVLLKDSQSKRNDWPLGIITETYPGQDGRVRKVQVRIIGKDGPKLFLRPINEMILLLHDDPKQDVKN, encoded by the coding sequence ATGTCTGATCCAAGCTCCAAGTCTGGATCACGGAAGCGGGCATCGAAGGCATCATGTTCGTCACATTACTCACGTGGCTCGGCAGCGGTAATCACGGCTGCTGTAATGGCTAGAGCAGAGGCTGAAGCAACTAAGGCGGAGATAGCTTTTGCTGGAAGAGAAAGTGAGCTAAAAATACAACAAGCGCAACTTGAGGCTTCATTAAAAGCTTTACAACTGGAGAAGAGAGCTGCTGCTATACAAGCGAAGGCAGAGGCTTTAGAAACAGCTGCAGAATTAGGAAACACAAGAAAATCCAGTTTAATGGAACTATCTACAGAGGATGCAACAGAACGCACGCAAGATTACATATTAAAACAGATAGTTGATGTTGAGGAAGCTGAGATGCCAGTCCTGGATGGCCCGTTTTATGATAACAAGGACAAAAGGGTTTCAGGAAAGCAACAATCACAGTCTACTCCATTCTATGTGCCGCAGGAAGGCCAGAGTGCTTTATATGCCACACCATCCAGTTTTCAGGCTGTTAATGTGGAGAGCATACAGAACCCTGCCTTTTCTCAGTCTATTGGTATGCCTCTTACACTCCCTAGTCGACGTAAGGCATTCCCACAGCCACCAAAGGATGTTCCTCACACATATGCTGCAGCAGGTCAAGATAGTGgagagaggagcagagacagacaggtacCACATGACTATTTTCAAACAACACCAAGTACTCACTTGTATGCAAATAATCAAATGTCTGATGTGGTCAGGTTCATTGCAAGACGTGAATTAGTGTCTACTGGCCTTACACAGTTTAACGATCAACCAGAGAACTTCAGAGCATGGAGAGCATCATTCTTGAATGTTACTAAAGACCTTGACCTTTCTCCAAGCGAAGAAATGGACTTGCTGGTAAGATGGCTGGGATGTGAGTCAGCTGAGCAGGCAAGACGCATCAGAGCTGTCCACATTAACTACCCAGCACAAGGGCTCAAACTTATCTGGAAAAGGCTTTATGAAACATACGGCTCACCGGAAATGGTAGAAAGTTCTCTCTTCAGGAAACTGGAGAATTTCCCAAAAATATCAAACAGAGACAATTGCAGATTGCGTGAGCTGGGAGATTTGCTTATGGAGATTCAAGCAGCTATGCAGGATGGGGATCTGATGGGTCTTTCTTATCTAGATACAGCACGAGGCGTAAATCCAATTATACAAAAACTGCCATTTAACTTACAAGAGAAGTGGCTGACAGTGGGATCTAAATACAAAGAGGACTATAGTGTTTCTTTTCCACCTTTCGAGTTCTTAGTAGATTTTGTATGCCAGCAAGCAAAAATGCGCAATGATCCAAGTTTCTCCCTTACAACTGTGCAGGAAGAGTCACGCAGACCAAACAAACAGTTAAATAAATCAGTTTTTCCCAGAGCTGTTGCGACACACAAAACCCAGGTCTCTTCTGAGATTTCATCAGCTGCCACTGAACCCAAAAATAAGATAAATCCTGCTAAACATTGCTTTTTGCATGAGAAGCCCCATCCTCTGTCCAGATGTAGAGGATTCCGGATGAAATCTATGGAACAGAGAAAATTGTTGCTCAAACAGCAAGGCATATGCTTCAAATGTTGCAGCTCCATTTCACACATGGCAAAGAACTGCGACGAAGTCATTAAATGTTCAGAATGTGGAAGCACTACCCACATAGCAGCGCTTCATCCAGGCCTAGCACCATGGGCGACTGTTCCAAAACACCCGGGAGTGGAGATTCAAACAATGAATGAAGACATTCCTGTGGTACCAGAGGTATCTTCAGCTTGTACAGAGGTATGTGGAAATAGTCAACTTCCACGTTCTTGCTCAAAGGTTTGTCTTGTGAAAGTCtatcctgaaaatcatccagagAAAGCGGTCAAAGCATATGTTATACTAGATGACCAAAGCAACAGGTCACTCGCAAGACCAGAATTCTTCGATTTGTTTGATATTACAGAATGTAACATAGCCTATACCCTCAAAACATGTGCAGGTACGATGGTAACTGAAGGCAGACTAGCTCAAGGCTTTCAAGTGGAATCTTTTGATGGAAGCGTAGTCTTACCCTTACCTGTGCTTCTAGAGTGCAATGAAATTCCAGACAATCGCTCGGAAATTCCCAGTCCAGAAGTGATCAGTAGGCACAGGCACTTAAGACATCTTGCAAGGTACATTCCACGGCCTGACCATCATGCTCCGATTCTTCTGCTATTAGGCAGAGACATTATCAGGGTCCACAAAGCCCATAAACAAGTAAATGGTCCACCAAATGCCCCCTTCGCCCAAAAGTTGGACTTAGGGTGGGTAATTATTGGGGATATGTGCCTTGGGAAAATTCACAAACCTAACTTTGTCCAAGCTTATCACACCAACATTCTGGAAAATGGACAGTGTACGCATTTTTATCCATGTCCTAATAATTTTAACATAAAGGAGAAATCGCAGAAGGTGTCACCTTCTGAGCCTCGGTTCAGGGAGAGCATTCAAGGTCTAAAGGAATGGGATGTATTTCAGAGAACAAAAGATGATGAGAAAGTAGCTCTATCTATCGAGGACAAACTATTTCTCCAGATTATGGACAGTGAAGTCTACCAAGATGATGAAAATTCATGGGTTGCCCCACTCCCATTCAAGCAGCCAAGACAGTATCTACCAAACAACCGTCCACAAGCTGTGGAACGTCTTAATGCGCTTAAGCGTTCTTTCAGAAAGAAGCCAGAAATGGAAAAGGACTTTGTAGCTTTTATGGAAAGTCTATTCCAAAATGATCATGCAGAGACAGCTGCTCCGGTCAGTCCTAAAGAACAGTGTTGGTATTTGCCTTCTTTTGGAGTTTACCATCCCAGAAAGCCATCCCAGATTCGAGTAGTCTTTGACTCAAGTGCTCAATATAAAGGCGTCTCATTAAATGGGGTTCTTTTGTCAGGTCCAGACCTCAATAATAGTCTCCTTGGAGTTCTCATGCGATTCCGCAAAGACCCAGTCGCTTTCATGGTAGACATAAAACAAATGTTCTACTGCTTCAAAGTTCGACCTGCAGATAGGGACTACCTCAGGTTCCTTTGGTTTCGTGAGAATAACCCAGAGAATGAACCCGCCGAATACCGTATGAAGGTACATGTATTTGGCAACAGCCCATCTCCAGCAGTGGCCATTTACTGTCTTCGACGTGCAGCTCAAGCAGGAGAAAAGGAGTTCGGACAAGATGTCAGACAGTTCGTAGAGCAAGACTTCTATATGGATGATGGACTGAAATCCTTAGCCACTCCAGAAATGGCCATCAGCTTGCTAAAACGGACACAGGACATGCTGGCCAATTCCAATTTGAAGTTGCATAAGTTGGCTTCAAACAGTAAGGAAGTCATGAGAGCGTTTCCGTCTGAGGATTATGCCAACGCATTAAAGGATCTGGATATAGGCGTCAATTCACTTCCCACGCAGCGCAGTCTTGGCCTACTTTGGAATTTGGATACGGATTGTTTCAACTTCCAAGTTCAGAATGATAAGAAACCTTGTACTAGACGTGGACTGCTTTCGGTGATAAACAGCTTGTACGATCCGTTAGGATTCGTAGCTCCTGTTACAGTTCAAGGCAAAGTACTATTGAGGGAATTGACCGGAAACTTTACTGACTGGGATTCACCCTTGCCTGTGAGCAATCAAGAGCTATGGGAGTCATGGAAAAACTCTCTGCAAGATTTGCAACATGTGCAAGTGCCAAGAAGTTATGGATCAACATCACTGTCAGATGCCAAATTCACAGAGCTCTCTGTGTTTTCTGATGCTTCAGAGAAAATAATTGCAGCAGTCGCTTACCTAAAAACAGTTGACTCAGATGGTAACTGTCATATAGGGTTCATCGCAGGCAAAGCAAGGTTAGCTCCACGACCAGAGCTCACTATACCGCGACTGGAATTATGTGCGGCAGTGTTGGCTGTGAACATAATGGAAACCATTACTGAGGAGATTGCTGTTAAGTTTGACAAGATAAACTTCTACACAGATAGTCGAGTTGTTCTTGGCTATATCTACAATGAGGAACGCAGATTTCATGTCTATGTGAGCAACCTAATACAGAGAATTCGGAGAAGCACTACTCCAGATCAGTGGCATTATGTAAGTTCAGAGCATAACCCTGCGGATATTGCAACACGGCCCATAGCACCCATGAAGTTGCAAAACACAATCTGGTTCAGTGGACCTGCATTTTTGCATCGACCAAAGACAGAGACTGTCGCTAAAGCTCCCTATGCACTTGTCGATCCTGAGCAGGATGTAGAAATTCGTACACATGTAACAGTGTTGAACACCACTGTCTCAAAACGCTTTGAACGATTTTCTGATTGGAGTCGTTTGATCAGAGCTATAGGCAAGTTGATTCACATTGCATGCTCTTACAAGCAGGACCCGAACAGCAGCACTCCAACGTGCAAGGGTTGGCACCGTTGTGAGTTGCCCCTGAGTACTGACACAATACATCAGAGCAAAGTTGTTGTTGTGAAAGCCATACAACGGGAAATGTACGCTGAAGAGTTGCAGTGTCTGAAACAGAACAAATCGCTTCCAAAAACTAGCACGCTTCAGAAACTAGACCCTTTCGTGGATGAAAGTGGTCTCTTAAGGATTGGTGGTCGTCTGCTCAATGCCGATTTAAGCTCTGGAGAAAAGAGGCCCCTCATCATACCTGGTAAGAGCCATGTAGCCTTACTCCTGATACGACACTTTCATGAGCAAACTCATCACCAAGGTCGTCACCTTACAGAGGGTGCGATAAGATCTGCCGGCTATTGGATAATAGGAGGTAAAAGACGGGTGAGCAGTCTCATCCATTCCTGTGTTGTATGTCGTAGACTCAGGCGGGGTTGTGAAACTCAAAAGATGGCAGATCTGCCCAAAGACAGACTCAGTGCAGAGCCTCCTTTCACACATGTGGGAATAGATGTGTTCGGGCCCTGGTCAGTGTCTGCTCGAAAAACAAGAGGTGGCATAGCAGAAAATAAAAGATGGGCAGTGTTATTCACGTGTCTAAGTATCAGGGCCATTCACATAGAGGTGATTGAATCTCTGAGTACTTCTAGCTTTATTAATGCCTTAAGGAGGTTCTTGGCAATCCGGGGTCCAGTGAAACAGATTCGCTCAGATAGAGGAACTAATTTCATTGGAGCTTGTAAAGATCTACAGATATCTTCTAATGTGGATGAAAAGGCAGTGGAACGTTTCCTGTCAGATCAGGGGTGCGTGTGGACATTCAACCCTCCCCATTCATCGCATATGGGTGGCGCGTGGGAAAGGATGATTGGACTCACTCGTAAGATCTTGGATTCTATGCTCCTTCAGACGACGTCCTCCAAACTCACTCATGAGGTACTTTCCACCTTTATGGCCGAAGTCACTGCCATTATAAACAACAGACCTTTGATACCTGTGTCGACTGATCCGGCGGATCCTTTCATCTTAACACCAGCAACATTACTTACCCAAAAGTCTGGTACCGACTTACTTCCTCCTGGGAATTTTGAGAAGCCTGGTCTATACAAACAACAGTGGCGTATGGTTCAAAGCCTTGCAAGTATGTTTTGGGACAGATGGCGTAAACAGTACCTCGCTACACTACAGTACAGGCGGAAGTGGCAACATCAACAACCCAACGTCTCCAAAGGATGTATAGTCCTGCTCAAAGACTCTCAGTCCAAACGGAATGACTGGCCCTTGGGTATCATAACGGAAACTTACCCTGGTCAGGATGGACGAGTCAGGAAAGTACAAGTGAGGATCATTGGGAAAGATGGTCCCAAATTGTTTCTCAGACCAATTAATGAGATGATACTACTCCTCCATGACGATCCTAAACAGGATGTTAAAAATTGA